Proteins encoded by one window of Lusitaniella coriacea LEGE 07157:
- a CDS encoding serine/threonine-protein kinase yields MVAIPGYRVIEQLYSGERTLVYRGVTESEGHPVILKILKAEYPTFGELLQFRNQYAIAKNLDLPGIVKPLALKPYGNGYMLVMPDELAVSLNRWTEIKTESGRGEFQLSESPQTGSKGAMLAPDNRISGQFSIAEFLNIGIQLAEILHGLYQNRVIHKDIKPANILINPKTKQVKLIDFSISSLLPKETQQIQNPRVLEGTLAYISPEQTGRMNRGIDYRTDFYSLGVTFYELLAGCLPFESSDPMELIHCHIAQTPLTLQTFLYDLENPYSEALSAIIFKLMAKNAEDRYQSALGLKYDLEICLKQWQETGKIEVFELAQQDICDRFFISDKLYGREAEVAQLLAAFERISQDSSELSEQPLTPSPSPPVSHSSPTSPRSELVLVAGYSGVGKTAVINEVHKPIIQQRGYFIKGKFDQFKRDIPFSAWVQAFQNLIQQLLSESTAEVERWRADILQALGDSSRVIIEVIPELELLIGEQPEVPELEGTAAQNRFNLLFGKFIRAIAQKEHPLVIFLDDLQWADLASLKLMQLLMSESDTNHLLFIGAYRDNEVYPAHPLILTLEEIAKNERTINTINLTPLSQPGLNHLISDTLSCSLERAIPLTELVYQKTQGNPFFVTQFLKSLHRDGLIVFEPPLSVKETGGWKCDIAQIRSLALTDDIVEFMALQLQKLPNSTQDILKFAACIGNTFDLETLAIVGGKSQPETATALWSALEGGLILPQSEVYKFYQNEDSAESSEPFLIEHSQLPTYKFLHDRVQQAAYFLIPDAEKKSTHLKIGRLLLNNTPEAEREEKIFDIVNQLNIGVESIESKAERSQLAVLNLRAGKKAKYSTAYSAAARYLSMAMRLLPKDCWTENYDLTIKIYLAVVEAEYLNANFARSRDLSKQALNQAKTLLEKANFYTLEIRSRIAQNQMNEAIKLGLRVLKMLEIDLEEQPPEGLNLDALLNLPAMTDPYKIASMHILSAIISPAAIAKPDMMLPIILTMLKLCNEHGNSDLAIFPYAIYGIILCGTMGEIDRGYQFGKLALKLLDKLNAKKVRGRVLHAVSCCILYWRKSIEDSLVRRFRLESIKNQGYFIFTRARIW; encoded by the coding sequence ATGGTTGCAATTCCCGGCTATCGCGTTATTGAACAACTCTATTCCGGCGAACGCACGCTGGTTTATCGAGGCGTTACGGAGTCAGAAGGACATCCGGTTATTCTCAAAATCCTCAAAGCGGAATATCCCACCTTCGGCGAACTGCTACAATTTCGCAATCAGTACGCGATCGCGAAAAACCTCGATCTTCCCGGAATTGTTAAACCCCTCGCCCTAAAACCCTACGGTAACGGTTATATGTTGGTGATGCCCGACGAACTGGCGGTGTCCCTGAATCGATGGACAGAGATAAAAACCGAGAGTGGGAGAGGAGAGTTTCAACTATCAGAATCACCTCAAACAGGCAGTAAGGGCGCAATGCTTGCACCCGATAATAGAATAAGCGGACAATTCTCCATCGCAGAATTCCTCAACATTGGCATACAACTCGCAGAGATATTACACGGACTCTATCAAAACCGGGTCATCCACAAGGACATCAAACCCGCAAACATTCTGATTAATCCCAAAACAAAGCAAGTTAAACTGATTGATTTCTCCATCTCCTCTCTCCTCCCCAAAGAAACCCAACAAATCCAAAATCCCAGGGTTCTCGAAGGAACCCTTGCTTATATTTCCCCCGAACAAACCGGACGCATGAATCGGGGAATTGATTATCGCACTGATTTTTATTCTCTGGGTGTCACTTTCTACGAACTCCTAGCAGGATGCCTTCCCTTTGAAAGTAGCGACCCGATGGAGTTAATTCACTGTCACATTGCCCAAACTCCTCTAACTCTCCAAACCTTCCTTTATGACTTAGAAAATCCTTATTCAGAAGCTCTTTCTGCGATTATTTTCAAGCTGATGGCAAAAAATGCCGAAGATCGCTATCAAAGTGCATTAGGATTAAAATATGACCTGGAAATCTGTTTGAAACAGTGGCAAGAAACTGGGAAAATCGAAGTCTTTGAATTAGCGCAACAGGATATCTGCGATCGTTTTTTCATTTCCGATAAACTCTATGGAAGAGAAGCGGAAGTCGCGCAATTATTAGCAGCATTTGAACGAATTTCTCAGGACAGTTCAGAATTAAGCGAGCAACCCCTCACCCCGTCTCCCAGTCCCCCCGTCTCCCACTCTTCCCCAACCTCTCCCCGTAGCGAATTAGTCTTAGTCGCTGGCTACTCTGGCGTGGGAAAAACGGCTGTAATTAATGAAGTTCATAAACCCATTATTCAGCAACGGGGGTATTTCATTAAAGGGAAATTCGACCAATTCAAACGCGATATTCCCTTCTCTGCGTGGGTGCAAGCCTTTCAGAATTTAATTCAACAATTACTGAGCGAAAGTACGGCAGAAGTCGAGCGATGGAGAGCTGATATTTTGCAGGCATTGGGCGATAGCAGTCGGGTGATTATTGAGGTAATTCCAGAGTTGGAATTACTTATAGGCGAGCAACCAGAAGTCCCGGAATTGGAGGGAACGGCGGCACAAAACCGCTTCAATTTACTGTTTGGGAAATTTATTCGCGCGATCGCGCAGAAAGAACATCCCCTCGTTATTTTCCTTGATGACTTGCAATGGGCGGATTTAGCTTCTTTGAAATTAATGCAATTGTTAATGAGCGAGTCCGATACAAATCATTTACTGTTCATTGGAGCCTATCGAGACAACGAAGTTTATCCGGCTCATCCTCTCATATTGACATTAGAAGAAATAGCGAAAAATGAAAGAACGATTAACACGATAAACTTAACTCCTTTGAGCCAGCCCGGTCTAAATCACCTCATTTCTGATACCCTAAGTTGTTCTCTCGAACGAGCAATCCCCTTAACAGAATTAGTCTATCAAAAAACTCAAGGCAATCCTTTCTTTGTAACGCAATTTCTCAAGTCCTTACATCGCGATGGCTTGATTGTCTTTGAGCCTCCTTTGTCGGTAAAAGAGACAGGAGGCTGGAAATGCGATATCGCTCAAATTCGGTCGCTAGCTTTAACAGACGATATTGTTGAATTCATGGCATTGCAACTGCAAAAACTGCCGAATTCCACGCAGGATATTTTAAAATTTGCGGCTTGTATCGGCAACACATTCGACTTGGAAACGCTAGCAATTGTTGGGGGAAAATCTCAACCAGAAACGGCAACTGCATTATGGAGTGCTTTAGAGGGAGGCTTGATCTTGCCTCAAAGTGAGGTGTATAAGTTCTATCAAAATGAGGACAGTGCTGAATCATCCGAGCCTTTTTTAATTGAGCATTCCCAACTCCCAACTTATAAATTCTTACACGATCGCGTCCAGCAAGCGGCTTATTTCTTGATTCCGGATGCTGAGAAAAAATCAACACATTTGAAAATTGGAAGACTTTTGCTCAATAATACGCCTGAAGCCGAACGAGAGGAAAAGATTTTTGATATTGTCAATCAGTTAAATATTGGTGTTGAATCGATCGAATCAAAAGCGGAACGAAGTCAACTCGCTGTCTTGAATTTACGTGCGGGGAAGAAAGCAAAATATTCCACGGCTTATTCTGCGGCTGCTCGCTATTTATCGATGGCAATGAGATTGTTACCTAAAGATTGTTGGACTGAAAATTACGATCTAACAATTAAAATTTATTTAGCTGTGGTAGAAGCAGAATATTTAAATGCAAATTTCGCGCGATCGCGCGACCTCTCAAAACAGGCACTCAATCAAGCTAAAACATTACTTGAAAAAGCCAATTTTTATACCCTGGAAATTCGATCTCGCATCGCCCAAAACCAGATGAATGAAGCGATCAAATTAGGATTGCGAGTGCTAAAAATGTTGGAGATCGATCTTGAAGAACAACCACCAGAAGGATTAAATCTTGACGCACTGCTTAACCTTCCAGCAATGACCGATCCCTACAAAATTGCATCCATGCACATTTTATCGGCAATTATCTCCCCTGCGGCAATTGCTAAACCCGATATGATGCTGCCGATTATTTTAACCATGCTAAAACTATGCAATGAGCATGGGAATTCCGATTTGGCAATTTTCCCCTACGCAATTTATGGCATTATTTTGTGCGGGACAATGGGGGAAATCGATCGCGGTTATCAATTTGGTAAATTGGCTTTGAAACTGCTCGATAAACTCAATGCGAAAAAAGTACGAGGTCGAGTTCTTCATGCTGTTAGCTGTTGCATTCTTTACTGGAGGAAATCCATCGAAGATTCTCTTGTTCGGAGATTTCGCTTGGAATCTATTAAAAATCAGGGCTATTTCATTTTCACGAGAGCCAGAATCTGGTAG